The Deltaproteobacteria bacterium RBG_16_64_85 genome segment CTCTCGCTTTCGATCCGATGGCTGGTCGGCTTCGCGCGGGACCGGGCGGAGAAAACCATGGTAGCGAAGCTCTCCGCGGAGCTGATCGACGCCTTCAACAACCGCGGGACGACGATCAAGAAGAAGGAAGACACCCACAAGATGGCGGAGGCCAACAAGGCGTTCGCCCATTACCGCTGGTAACTGGCGAAAGGAAAGGGAAGGAAGCAATTTCGTGTCCAGAGCCACGTCGCTGGAAAAGACCCGGAACATCGGGATCATGGCCCACATCGACGCCGGGAAGACGACCACGACGGAGAGGGTCCTGTATTACACGGGCGTTTCCCACAAGCTGGGGGAGGTACACGAGGGCACGGCGACGATGGACTGGATGGAGCAGGAGCAGGAGCGGGGGATCACCATCACTTCCGCGGCAACCACCTGTTTCTGGAAAGGCCACCGGATCAACATCATCGACACCCCGGGGCACGTGGACTTCACGATCGAGGTGGAGCGTTCACTGCGCGTCCTGGACGGCGCGGTTGCCGTGTTCGATGCCGTGGCCGGGGTGGAGCCGCAGTCCGAAACGGTGTGGAGGCAGGCCGACAAGTACCGGGTCCCGCGCCTCGCCATGATCAACAAGATGGACCGTACCGGCGCCGATTTCGACCGCTGCATCCGGATGATGAAAGAGCGGCTGGCGGCGAACCCGGTCCCGATCCAGCTGCCGCTGGGAAAAGAGGACGAGTTCCGGGGAATCATCGACCTGGTGCGGATGCAGGCGGTGGTCTGGGACGAAGACACGCTGGGCGCCAAGTACCACGAGGAGCCGCTGCCGGAAAATCTTCGGGATGCCGTGGCCGCCGCGCGGGAAACGCTCCTGGAATCCCTTGCGGACGTGAACGATTCCCTATTGGTGAAGTACCTCAACCGGGAGCCGGTCGAGGTCTGCGAACTCACGGCGGCGATTCGCCAGGCGACCATCGGGCTGAAAATCGTGCCCGTGGTGTGCGGCTCCGCCTTCCGGAACAAGGGTGTGCAGCCGATGCTCGACGCCGTGGTCGACTACCTGCCGTCGCCGCTGGACATCCCCCCGTTCACGGGCATCGACCCCCGGGACAATTCGACGGTCGAGCGGAAGGCCGACGATTCAGACCCCTTCTGCGCGCTGGCGTTCAAGATCATGAACGATCCGTTCGTCGGGCATCTCACCTTCGTCCGCGTCTACTCGGGGACGCTCCATTCCGGAGACCACGTCTACATCTCGACCCGCCGGAAAAAGGAACGGATCGGCCGCCTGCTGAAGATGCACGCGAACAAGAGGGAAGAGCTCAAGAGCGTTTATGCCGGGGACATCGCCGCGTGCGTGGGGCTCAAGAATGCGTTCACCGGCGACACCCTTTGCGACCCGGAGCACGAGATCGTTCTGGAGTCGATCACCGCCCCCGACCCGGTCATCTCCATCGCCATCGAGCCCAAGACAAAAGCCGACCAGGAGAAACTGGGCCTTTCGCTGCAGAAGCTTGCCCTGGAGGACCCGTCGTTCCAGGTCCGGAACGACGAGGAGACGGGGCAGACGATCATCTCCGGGATGGGGGAACTTCACCTGGAGATCATCGTGGACCGGCTGATGCGGGAGTTCAAGGTGGAGGCCAGCGTCGGCCGGCCGCAGGTGGCGTACCGGGAAACCGTCACCCGCGCCGCGAAGAAAGAGGGGAGATACATCCGGCAGACCGGCGGGCGGGGACAGTTCGGACACGTCTGGATCACCGTCGAGCCCAACGAGAAGGGGAAGGGCTTCGAGTTCGTCAACAAGATCGTCGGCGGCGTCATCCCCAGGGAATACATCGGGGCGGTGGAAAAGGGCATCCGCGAGGCCTCCGAGAACGGCGTAGTCGCCGGATACCCCGTCGTCGATGTCAAGGTCACGCTGTTCGACGGTTCGTACCACGAGGTCGACTCCTCGGAAATGGCCTTCAAGATCGCGGGCTCGATGGCCTTCAAGGCGGCGTGCAACAACGCGGTGCCCATCCTGCTTGAGCCGATCATGGCGGTGGAGGTGGTGACTCCCGAGGAGTTCCTTGGAGACGTGATCGGAGACTTAAGCTCCCGAAGAGGCCGCATCCTGAAGATCGAGGCGCGGGGAAACACGCAGGTGATCGCCTCCCACGTGCCGCTGGCCCTGATGTTCGGGTATGCCACCGACCTCCGGTCCAAGACGCAGGGCAGGGCCACC includes the following:
- a CDS encoding translation elongation factor G; translated protein: MSRATSLEKTRNIGIMAHIDAGKTTTTERVLYYTGVSHKLGEVHEGTATMDWMEQEQERGITITSAATTCFWKGHRINIIDTPGHVDFTIEVERSLRVLDGAVAVFDAVAGVEPQSETVWRQADKYRVPRLAMINKMDRTGADFDRCIRMMKERLAANPVPIQLPLGKEDEFRGIIDLVRMQAVVWDEDTLGAKYHEEPLPENLRDAVAAARETLLESLADVNDSLLVKYLNREPVEVCELTAAIRQATIGLKIVPVVCGSAFRNKGVQPMLDAVVDYLPSPLDIPPFTGIDPRDNSTVERKADDSDPFCALAFKIMNDPFVGHLTFVRVYSGTLHSGDHVYISTRRKKERIGRLLKMHANKREELKSVYAGDIAACVGLKNAFTGDTLCDPEHEIVLESITAPDPVISIAIEPKTKADQEKLGLSLQKLALEDPSFQVRNDEETGQTIISGMGELHLEIIVDRLMREFKVEASVGRPQVAYRETVTRAAKKEGRYIRQTGGRGQFGHVWITVEPNEKGKGFEFVNKIVGGVIPREYIGAVEKGIREASENGVVAGYPVVDVKVTLFDGSYHEVDSSEMAFKIAGSMAFKAACNNAVPILLEPIMAVEVVTPEEFLGDVIGDLSSRRGRILKIEARGNTQVIASHVPLALMFGYATDLRSKTQGRATYTMQFGHYEPAPLSVSEEVVAKVKGA